The Corynebacterium minutissimum genome includes the window GGTGAGGCCACCTTGCTGGAGGACGAGCGTTTCAAGGGCACCGCCCGCACCCCACTCGCTGCCGAGTTCGTGCCGGCGCCGGACAAGTGCGCTGCTAAGGGCCCGGATTCCTTCGTGGTGGTCACCAACCATTTCAAGTCCAAGGGCTCCGTGGCAAACGGTGACAAGGACACCGGCGACGGCCAGGGCAACAACCCGAACGTGCGCAATGCCCACGCCCAGGCTGTCCTCGATGGTTTGTCCAAGCAGCCGCAGTGGCAGGAGAAGGCCACCTTCGTCATGGGTGACTTGAACTCTTACTCCAAGGAAGACGCCATCTCCATCTTCCGCAACGCTGGCTACACCATCCCGGTAGAGGAGCTCAACGCAGAAGAGGACTGGCAGGACGTGGCCTCCTACCAGTTCTCCGGACGCCTCGGCTCCCTCGACCACATTCTGGCCAACGAGCACGTCGATGCCCAGGCTGCACAGACCTGGAACATCAACTCCGATGAGCCGATTGCCATGGAGTACTCTCGCCGCAACTACACCGGCGGCGACGTCTTTGAGGCTGACAACCCGTACCGTTCTTCCGACCACGACCCGGTCAAGGTAGGTTTCAACCTCGGCACCGTCGAGCGCTCCGCTGACGATCTTAAGGACTGCGACCCGTCCGAGGATCCAGCGCCGACTGACGACGCCCGCGGCATCAAGTCCGTCACCATTGACGACAATGGACATCTCATCATCACCTACACCGACGGCACCACCGAGGATGCTGGCAAGGTCGTCGGCTCCGATGGCAAGGATGGCCAAGACGGCGCCGACGGTAAGGACGGCGACAAGGGCGACAAGGGCGAACCCGGCCAGGACGGTAAGGACGGTACCGATGGCAAGGATGGCCGCGGAATTAAGTCTGTAGCCACCAACGACAAGGCCGAGCTCATCATCACCTACACCGACGGCACCTCTGAAATCCTCGGCACCCTCGCTGGCTCGAAGGGCGACCAGGGCACTCCGGGCCGCGATGGCTTCGATGGCGCACCAGGCCGCGACGGCACCGATGGCGCAAACGGTAAAGACGGCAAGGACGGCAAAGACGGACGCGGAATTAAGTCCGTGACCACGGATGCCGACGGTAACCTCGTTATCACCTACACCGACGGCACCTCAGAAACCGTCAAGTCCGGCGACAAGCCAGCCGCCCCAGCAGGTGGTTCCTCTGTGAGCGAGCGCTGCTTGCCGACGGTCCTCGGCCTCACCATCCCAGCAGCACTCGCCATTCCGCTGGCCTTCCTCGGCAGCTTCGGCGCAAAGCTCAACATCCCGGGCCTTGAGCCAGTGAAGAAGCAGATTGAGTCGATTACTCGCAATTTCCCGCGTGAGGCTCAGTACGCCGCTGGTGGCATTGGTCTGCTGGCTGCACTTGGTATCATCGCCGCAGCCTGCGCACCAACCGAGTCTGAATAAAGCTCACTACTGAGCGTCTCAGTTCAGCCTGGTTAAGCCCCTCGTCAGAGGGGCTTTTCTCGTTCCGGTTGCGGGGTTGGTGGCCCTGCTTTAAGCTTCGTGGCCATGGGGGTACTAGAAACCTACTTCCACTACCGCAACTCGGGGATCGCGCTAGTGGAACAAGCAACCAGCTCACCCGACGAGCTACGCGCACTCGGCGCCGACACCAGTGATGCTACTGAGCTTTCCCACCTTCACCGCACCTACTTCGGGCACACTCGCTTTACCGGCAAACAACGCAAAGCACGTGCTGCCGCGGTGGCACAACAACATAGCCTTAGCGTTCTCACCCTGATTGAGTCCTACACCGCCAAAGTCAAAAAAGACCTCGATGCCTGGAACCTACGCATCAAGCTTGCCGGCACCCCCGCCCACAAAATCCGCCAGGTTGCCACCACACGCCTAAAAGAACTTCAGTCCAAGCGCACCGCTAAACCCGGAGTACGCTTCACCTACCGCTCTAAGGGACCTAACTCCATCACCATCACCGACACCCCCACCGTCATCGCTGATATCAGAGGCACGTTAGAATCCGTCAACAAAACAAACCTGCTTGATGCTGCCCGCACCGTCATTGTCACCGGCGGTATTGGCACCAAACCCGCCGTACATGCCCAAGTCGTTGTCACCCTCAACGAACTCGACCAAATCATCAACGGGGATGGGGAGGAAATCGAACTTAACCTCACCAACGGCGCACGCATGACCGGCGCAGACTTTTTGGCCTACAAGTTTGCCGAGATTGGCTACGCCACCATCATCCACCCTTTGGAAGGCCCGGTGAACTCTTATAGGATTCAGCGGCATGCCAGCTGGAAACAACGCATCAGCCTGGCAGCTGAATTCCAAACCTGCTCTAGGCCCGGCTGCAACAAACCAGCCGATTACTGCGAAGTCCACCACCTCATCCCCTGGCAGGCCGGAGGTTTTACCAACATTAAAAACCTCACCTTCCTATGCGCCTACCACAACGGCATTAACGACGATGACCCCAAACGCCCCACTGGGCGTGGTTACATGTTCCGGTTGAATACCGGGGTGAGCTACATCCCGCCCTGGGGTACACCGATAACCGCCATGCCCGAATACCAAGAAGCCACAGCAAGACTCGCCGCCGAACAAACCCCAGGACAACCACCCGACTCGCCGCCAAGTACAAGCCGACCACCCGACCCGCCGCCAGGAACAGGCCAGCCGGCCGACCCGCCGCCAGGAACAGGCCAGCCGGCCGACCCGTCACGTGCAGGCTAATCGCCTGCACGCACGCGCCCGCGCCGCAACGATGAAACCCGCCAACAAGAAGAAGGTTGGTGGGCTATTCGGCGTGCATAAAAACGGAATAGTCGGCGGGG containing:
- a CDS encoding HNH endonuclease signature motif containing protein produces the protein MGVLETYFHYRNSGIALVEQATSSPDELRALGADTSDATELSHLHRTYFGHTRFTGKQRKARAAAVAQQHSLSVLTLIESYTAKVKKDLDAWNLRIKLAGTPAHKIRQVATTRLKELQSKRTAKPGVRFTYRSKGPNSITITDTPTVIADIRGTLESVNKTNLLDAARTVIVTGGIGTKPAVHAQVVVTLNELDQIINGDGEEIELNLTNGARMTGADFLAYKFAEIGYATIIHPLEGPVNSYRIQRHASWKQRISLAAEFQTCSRPGCNKPADYCEVHHLIPWQAGGFTNIKNLTFLCAYHNGINDDDPKRPTGRGYMFRLNTGVSYIPPWGTPITAMPEYQEATARLAAEQTPGQPPDSPPSTSRPPDPPPGTGQPADPPPGTGQPADPSRAG